The Puntigrus tetrazona isolate hp1 chromosome 4, ASM1883169v1, whole genome shotgun sequence genome includes a window with the following:
- the apex1 gene encoding DNA-(apurinic or apyrimidinic site) endonuclease isoform X1 encodes MHFGLCSSRILCVRVWAVSFLRVCGLKTTVSMPKRAKKNEEAVDGETGNGAEPAKKEKKGKEPEAPILYEDPPDKMTSKDGRASNMKITSWNVDGLRAWVKKNGLDWVRKEDPDVLCLQETKCAEKALPSQITEMPEYPHKYWAGSEDKEGYSGVAMLCKTEPLSVTYGIGKEEHDKEGRVITAEFPSFFLVTAYVPNASRGLVRLDYRKTWDVDFRAYLSGLDQRKPLVLCGDLNVAHQEIDLKNPKGNRKNAGFTPEEREGFTKLLEAGFTDSFRELYPDQAYAYTFWTYMMNARGKNVGWRLDYFVLSSALLPGLCDSKIRNTAMGSDHCPITLYLAV; translated from the exons ATGCATTTTGGTTTATGCAGTTCGCGTATTTTAT GTGTCCGTGTGTGGGCTGTCAGTTTCTTACGTGTTTGTGGTCTTAAAACAACTGTAAGCATGCCTAAAAGAGCCAAGAAGAATGAGGAAGCTGTCGATGGGGAGACTGGCAATGGAGCTG AACctgcaaagaaagagaaaaagggaaAGGAGCCAGAGGCCCCAATTCTGTATGAAGATCCTCCAGATAAGATGACCAGTAAGGATGGCCGTGCATCCAACATGAAGATCACGTCCTGGAATGTGGACGGTCTGCGCGCGTGGGTCAAAAAGAACGGACTTGAT TGGGTGCGTAAGGAGGATCCAGATGTGCTGTGTCTGCAGGAGACTAAGTGCGCTGAGAAAGCCCTGCCGTCTCAGATCACTGAAATGCCTGAGTATCCACACAAGTACTGGGCTGGATCAGAGGATAAGGAGGGTTACAGCGGAGTCGCCATGCTCTGCAAGACTGAACCACTCAGTGTCACCTATGGTATTG GTAAAGAAGAGCATGATAAAGAAGGTCGGGTGATCACTGCTGAGTTTCCGTCTTTCTTCCTGGTCACGGCGTATGTGCCTAATGCAAGTCGCGGTTTGGTGCGCCTCGACTACCGTAAGACCTGGGATGTGGATTTCCGGGCCTACCTGAGTGGCTTGGATCAGCGAAAGCCCCTGGTGCTGTGTGGAGATCTGAATGTGGCCCACCAAGAGATTGATCTAAAAAACCCCAAGGGTAACCGCAAGAACGCAGGCTTCACCCCCGAGGAACGTGAGGGCTTCACCAAACTTCTGGAGGCCGGTTTTACCGACAGTTTTCGGGAGCTATATCCGGATCAAGCCTATGCCTACACCTTCTGGACCTACATGATGAATGCCCGAGGCAAAAACGTCGGCTGGCGTTTGGACTACTTTGTGCTCTCGTCTGCCTTGCTCCCAGGTCTGTGTGACAGCAAGATCCGAAACACAGCCATGGGAAGTGACCACTGTCCTATTACCTTGTATTTGGCAGTGTAG
- the apex1 gene encoding DNA-(apurinic or apyrimidinic site) endonuclease isoform X2 translates to MPKRAKKNEEAVDGETGNGAEPAKKEKKGKEPEAPILYEDPPDKMTSKDGRASNMKITSWNVDGLRAWVKKNGLDWVRKEDPDVLCLQETKCAEKALPSQITEMPEYPHKYWAGSEDKEGYSGVAMLCKTEPLSVTYGIGKEEHDKEGRVITAEFPSFFLVTAYVPNASRGLVRLDYRKTWDVDFRAYLSGLDQRKPLVLCGDLNVAHQEIDLKNPKGNRKNAGFTPEEREGFTKLLEAGFTDSFRELYPDQAYAYTFWTYMMNARGKNVGWRLDYFVLSSALLPGLCDSKIRNTAMGSDHCPITLYLAV, encoded by the exons ATGCCTAAAAGAGCCAAGAAGAATGAGGAAGCTGTCGATGGGGAGACTGGCAATGGAGCTG AACctgcaaagaaagagaaaaagggaaAGGAGCCAGAGGCCCCAATTCTGTATGAAGATCCTCCAGATAAGATGACCAGTAAGGATGGCCGTGCATCCAACATGAAGATCACGTCCTGGAATGTGGACGGTCTGCGCGCGTGGGTCAAAAAGAACGGACTTGAT TGGGTGCGTAAGGAGGATCCAGATGTGCTGTGTCTGCAGGAGACTAAGTGCGCTGAGAAAGCCCTGCCGTCTCAGATCACTGAAATGCCTGAGTATCCACACAAGTACTGGGCTGGATCAGAGGATAAGGAGGGTTACAGCGGAGTCGCCATGCTCTGCAAGACTGAACCACTCAGTGTCACCTATGGTATTG GTAAAGAAGAGCATGATAAAGAAGGTCGGGTGATCACTGCTGAGTTTCCGTCTTTCTTCCTGGTCACGGCGTATGTGCCTAATGCAAGTCGCGGTTTGGTGCGCCTCGACTACCGTAAGACCTGGGATGTGGATTTCCGGGCCTACCTGAGTGGCTTGGATCAGCGAAAGCCCCTGGTGCTGTGTGGAGATCTGAATGTGGCCCACCAAGAGATTGATCTAAAAAACCCCAAGGGTAACCGCAAGAACGCAGGCTTCACCCCCGAGGAACGTGAGGGCTTCACCAAACTTCTGGAGGCCGGTTTTACCGACAGTTTTCGGGAGCTATATCCGGATCAAGCCTATGCCTACACCTTCTGGACCTACATGATGAATGCCCGAGGCAAAAACGTCGGCTGGCGTTTGGACTACTTTGTGCTCTCGTCTGCCTTGCTCCCAGGTCTGTGTGACAGCAAGATCCGAAACACAGCCATGGGAAGTGACCACTGTCCTATTACCTTGTATTTGGCAGTGTAG